A genomic segment from Coccinella septempunctata chromosome 3, icCocSept1.1, whole genome shotgun sequence encodes:
- the LOC123309293 gene encoding cleavage and polyadenylation specificity factor subunit 6 isoform X2 → MAENDIDLYADDIDQEFAQEEFGGDNVDLYDDVLATSGTPNAADKTVANVSGTSNEETNGSAYSTQGNNITPNTVGRRHQLYVGNLTWWTTDQDIANAVRNVGVNDFNEVKFFEHRANGQSKGFCVISLGSEASMRLCMEQLPKKEIHGQNPVVTLPTKMALSNFESQSKTRPTPANNNPRSQHPSHSNNNLPPGPHQNFGGRMPMNAPMRAPMNPGGPRMQGPPPGYNGPPQGQPPRFQPQPQWNGPRFNGPPHNMSPNMGPNMRPGAPPPGQGPPRPPMFQGPPQGQMPPRGMPQQGPQPGPMRPDWNRPPMQQGFPPHQGPPHMQGPNMGPRGPPPMGGPPGAPPQGPPQGPAPHVNPAFFPQNGPPPQMPHPGMQNAPGMPPQVPPQGPPHHPPMGPASVPPHGPSHYGPPTSMPQPPYGGPPPDHRPDIPAISEQEFEDIMSRNRTVSSSAISRAVSDAAAGEYASAIETLVTAISLIKQSKVANDDRCKILISSLQDTLRGVEDKSYSSARRERSRSRDRSHRRPRRDRSTSRYRERSRDRDRDRDRERDRYYAESYRERDRERDRSRSRGDRDREREYRERDPEEGARVPRTRNKSPSDVVDASGEPGKSRYYEERYRERERDTGRSRDSERERERDRRDETHRSRH, encoded by the exons ATGGCTGAAAACGATATCGATTTATATGCAGACGATATTGATCAAGAATTTGCCCAG GAAGAGTTTGGTGGTGATAATGTTGACCTTTATGACGATGTCTTGGCCACATCAGGAACTCCAAATGCTGCTGACAAAACTGTTGCTAATGTTTCTGGAACTTCTAACGAAGAAACCAATGGATCGGCATACTCTACACAGGGTAACAATATCACTCCAAATACTGTGGGACGTAGACATCAATTGTATGTAGGAAATTTAACATGG TGGACAACCGATCAAGATATCGCCAATGCTGTAAGAAACGTGGGTGTGAACGATTTCAACGAGGTGAAATTTTTCGAGCACCGAGCGAATGGTCAATCCAAAGGATTCTGCGTCATTTCTCTCGGCTCGGAAGCCAGCATGCGTCTGTGCATGGAGCAACTTCCCAAAAAAGAGATCCATGGCCAAAATCCCGTCGTAACCCTTCCCACCAAAATGGCCCTGAGTAACTTTGAAAGTCAGTCTAAAACCCGACCGACACCTGCCAATAACAATCCCAGATCCCAACATCCCAGTCATTCTAACAATAACCTTCCCCCAGGTCCCCACCAAAATTTCGGAGGCAGAATGCCGATGAACGCGCCCATGCGAGCCCCCATGAATCCGGGGGGGCCCAGGATGCAGGGGCCCCCTCCGGGATACAACGGTCCACCTCAAGGTCAACCGCCCCGTTTCCAACCCCAGCCCCAATGGAACGGGCCCAGGTTCAATGGACCCCCGCACAACATGTCTCCCAATATGGGTCCGAACATGAGACCTGGTGCTCCTCCACCGGGGCAAGGACCTCCGAGGCCGCCCATG TTCCAAGGTCCGCCTCAGGGTCAAATGCCCCCTCGCGGTATGCCCCAGCAGGGTCCGCAGCCAGGCCCGATGCGGCCTGATTGGAACCGGCCGCCGATGCAGCAAGGATTCCCGCCCCATCAGGGTCCCCCGCACATGCAAGGGCCTAACATGGGCCCGCGAGGACCTCCGCCTATGGGCGGGCCGCCGGGTGCCCCGCCGCAAGGTCCGCCGCAGGGACCCGCGCCCCACGTCAATCCCGCGTTCTTCCCGCAGAACGGTCCCCCTCCTCAGATGCCGCATCCGGGCATGCAGAACGCGCCCGGCATGCCGCCCCAGGTGCCGCCGCAAGGACCGCCGCATCATCCGCCCATGGGCCCGGCCAGCGTGCCGCCCCACGGACCCTCTCACTACGGCCCGCCGACCAGCATGCCGCAGCCTCCGTACGGCGGGCCGCCGCCGGATCATCGTCCCGACATACCGGCCATCAGCGAACAAGAATTCGAAGACATCATGTCCAGGAACAGGACAGTGTCGTCTTCGGCCATCTCCAGGGCGGTGTCGGACGCCGCGGCCGGCGAATACGCGAGCGCCATCGAGACCCTGGTCACGGCCATCTCCCTGATCAAGCAGTCGAAGGTGGCGAACGACGACCGATGCAAAATTCTGATAAGTTCGTTGCAGGACACGCTCAGGGGCGTGGAGGACAAGAGTTACAGTTCGGCGAGACGCGAACGGTCCAGATCGAGGGACAGGTCGCACAGGAGACCGAGGAGGGACAGGTCGACCTCGAGGTACAGGGAGAGGAGCAGGGACAGGGACCGCGACAGGGACCGCGAACGCGACAGGTACTACGCCGAGAGTTACAGGGAGAGGGACAGGGAACGCGACAGGTCCAGGAGTCGCGGCGATAGGGACAGAGAGAGGGAGTACAGGGAGAGAGACCCGGAGGAAGG AGCAAGAGTACCAAGAACAAGAAATAAATCGCCTTCCGACGTTGTGGATGCAAGCGGAGAACCCGGTAAGTCACGTTACTACGAGGAACGTTACAGGGAAAGGGAACGAGACACCGGACGAAGCAGGGATTCTGAACGGGAGAGAGAAAGGGATAGAAGGGATGAAACTCACCGTTCACGTCACTGA
- the LOC123309293 gene encoding cleavage and polyadenylation specificity factor subunit 6 isoform X1 — protein MAENDIDLYADDIDQEFAQVKEEFGGDNVDLYDDVLATSGTPNAADKTVANVSGTSNEETNGSAYSTQGNNITPNTVGRRHQLYVGNLTWWTTDQDIANAVRNVGVNDFNEVKFFEHRANGQSKGFCVISLGSEASMRLCMEQLPKKEIHGQNPVVTLPTKMALSNFESQSKTRPTPANNNPRSQHPSHSNNNLPPGPHQNFGGRMPMNAPMRAPMNPGGPRMQGPPPGYNGPPQGQPPRFQPQPQWNGPRFNGPPHNMSPNMGPNMRPGAPPPGQGPPRPPMFQGPPQGQMPPRGMPQQGPQPGPMRPDWNRPPMQQGFPPHQGPPHMQGPNMGPRGPPPMGGPPGAPPQGPPQGPAPHVNPAFFPQNGPPPQMPHPGMQNAPGMPPQVPPQGPPHHPPMGPASVPPHGPSHYGPPTSMPQPPYGGPPPDHRPDIPAISEQEFEDIMSRNRTVSSSAISRAVSDAAAGEYASAIETLVTAISLIKQSKVANDDRCKILISSLQDTLRGVEDKSYSSARRERSRSRDRSHRRPRRDRSTSRYRERSRDRDRDRDRERDRYYAESYRERDRERDRSRSRGDRDREREYRERDPEEGARVPRTRNKSPSDVVDASGEPGKSRYYEERYRERERDTGRSRDSERERERDRRDETHRSRH, from the exons ATGGCTGAAAACGATATCGATTTATATGCAGACGATATTGATCAAGAATTTGCCCAGGTAAAG GAAGAGTTTGGTGGTGATAATGTTGACCTTTATGACGATGTCTTGGCCACATCAGGAACTCCAAATGCTGCTGACAAAACTGTTGCTAATGTTTCTGGAACTTCTAACGAAGAAACCAATGGATCGGCATACTCTACACAGGGTAACAATATCACTCCAAATACTGTGGGACGTAGACATCAATTGTATGTAGGAAATTTAACATGG TGGACAACCGATCAAGATATCGCCAATGCTGTAAGAAACGTGGGTGTGAACGATTTCAACGAGGTGAAATTTTTCGAGCACCGAGCGAATGGTCAATCCAAAGGATTCTGCGTCATTTCTCTCGGCTCGGAAGCCAGCATGCGTCTGTGCATGGAGCAACTTCCCAAAAAAGAGATCCATGGCCAAAATCCCGTCGTAACCCTTCCCACCAAAATGGCCCTGAGTAACTTTGAAAGTCAGTCTAAAACCCGACCGACACCTGCCAATAACAATCCCAGATCCCAACATCCCAGTCATTCTAACAATAACCTTCCCCCAGGTCCCCACCAAAATTTCGGAGGCAGAATGCCGATGAACGCGCCCATGCGAGCCCCCATGAATCCGGGGGGGCCCAGGATGCAGGGGCCCCCTCCGGGATACAACGGTCCACCTCAAGGTCAACCGCCCCGTTTCCAACCCCAGCCCCAATGGAACGGGCCCAGGTTCAATGGACCCCCGCACAACATGTCTCCCAATATGGGTCCGAACATGAGACCTGGTGCTCCTCCACCGGGGCAAGGACCTCCGAGGCCGCCCATG TTCCAAGGTCCGCCTCAGGGTCAAATGCCCCCTCGCGGTATGCCCCAGCAGGGTCCGCAGCCAGGCCCGATGCGGCCTGATTGGAACCGGCCGCCGATGCAGCAAGGATTCCCGCCCCATCAGGGTCCCCCGCACATGCAAGGGCCTAACATGGGCCCGCGAGGACCTCCGCCTATGGGCGGGCCGCCGGGTGCCCCGCCGCAAGGTCCGCCGCAGGGACCCGCGCCCCACGTCAATCCCGCGTTCTTCCCGCAGAACGGTCCCCCTCCTCAGATGCCGCATCCGGGCATGCAGAACGCGCCCGGCATGCCGCCCCAGGTGCCGCCGCAAGGACCGCCGCATCATCCGCCCATGGGCCCGGCCAGCGTGCCGCCCCACGGACCCTCTCACTACGGCCCGCCGACCAGCATGCCGCAGCCTCCGTACGGCGGGCCGCCGCCGGATCATCGTCCCGACATACCGGCCATCAGCGAACAAGAATTCGAAGACATCATGTCCAGGAACAGGACAGTGTCGTCTTCGGCCATCTCCAGGGCGGTGTCGGACGCCGCGGCCGGCGAATACGCGAGCGCCATCGAGACCCTGGTCACGGCCATCTCCCTGATCAAGCAGTCGAAGGTGGCGAACGACGACCGATGCAAAATTCTGATAAGTTCGTTGCAGGACACGCTCAGGGGCGTGGAGGACAAGAGTTACAGTTCGGCGAGACGCGAACGGTCCAGATCGAGGGACAGGTCGCACAGGAGACCGAGGAGGGACAGGTCGACCTCGAGGTACAGGGAGAGGAGCAGGGACAGGGACCGCGACAGGGACCGCGAACGCGACAGGTACTACGCCGAGAGTTACAGGGAGAGGGACAGGGAACGCGACAGGTCCAGGAGTCGCGGCGATAGGGACAGAGAGAGGGAGTACAGGGAGAGAGACCCGGAGGAAGG AGCAAGAGTACCAAGAACAAGAAATAAATCGCCTTCCGACGTTGTGGATGCAAGCGGAGAACCCGGTAAGTCACGTTACTACGAGGAACGTTACAGGGAAAGGGAACGAGACACCGGACGAAGCAGGGATTCTGAACGGGAGAGAGAAAGGGATAGAAGGGATGAAACTCACCGTTCACGTCACTGA
- the LOC123310240 gene encoding TBC1 domain family member 22A has protein sequence MAFMMPVVKNDWDIYNSKRGRRVSECSNPQNCRSRKVSETKSEGPSLSTSPGNDFQPPAPSSYKGSSNMSKQNSYSRASSRTSEASLQSPVKSSSSSPPKSDSSTSLNNFHCRLLDKLKKSLKNKDSDSEKATS, from the coding sequence ATGGCCTTTATGATGCCAGTGGTAAAAAATGATTGGGATATTTACAACTCAAAAAGAGGCAGAAGGGTTTCGGAATGTTCTAATCCGCAGAATTGTCGCTCGAGGAAAGTTTCTGAGACTAAATCGGAAGGACCAAGCCTTTCAACATCACCTGGTAATGATTTTCAACCTCCCGCACCGTCAAGTTACAAGGGTTCATCAAACATGTCCAAGCAGAATAGTTATTCCCGGGCTAGCTCTAGGACTTCAGAAGCTAGTCTTCAGAGTCCAGTGAAATCGTCTTCATCGAGTCCACCAAAAAGTGACTCGAGCACCAGTTTGAACAACTTTCACTGCAGACTGTTAGACAAGTTGAAGAAGTCTTTGAAAAATAAAGATAGTGACAGTGAGAAAGCGACTTCATGA
- the LOC123310239 gene encoding periodic tryptophan protein 1 homolog, which yields MESSGRINFVSCVKWIEKGKARTEPLKIKISKEELVEMIKNTQEELNLTRSDEREEDDTQEGDVNMDNYEEESDNSNLPSLASIRELSTNPQDYLSDSEESDKEDDMIKNNDNLILLGRFDGDACMLEVHVYNEEEVSFYCHHDFLLPSFPVCFEWLNYEANSPLGNYVAVGMMEPIIEIYNLDIINVMKPSYKLGQKANRKRGRPQMGHTSSVLSLAWNRTYDHVLASGSSDKSIILWDLEKKEPSTTINAFEGDVQCLDWHKVETQSLLAGGCDCQVKLFDCNSPDSHLTWKLDGECETLNWHPLQPYMFMAGTNIGSLQCFDCRKGPLWSLSAHDKELSGVFISGECPGLLVTGSHDGMVKTWDYSGENIPELVHTKDFNLGTILSLEGSPNCPFVIAAGGDNKDGNFIVYDVRNIDVVKHKFENREVKRLDPSTSSEQK from the exons atgGAAAGTTCAGGTAGAATAAATTTCGTATCCTGTGTAAAATGGATAGAGAAAGGAAAAGCTCGCACAGAGcccctgaaaataaaaatttcaaaagaggaATTGGTGGAGATGATAAAGAACACCCAAGAAGAATTGAA tctAACGAGAAGTGATGAAAGGGAAGAGGATGATACACAAGAAGGGGATGTCAATATGGACAATTATGAGGAAG AAAGCGATAATTCGAACCTTCCAAGCCTTGCTTCAATCAGGGAATTATCTACTAACCCCCAAGATTATCTTAGTGATTCTGAGGAATCTGATAAAGAAGATGATATGATTAAAAACAACGATAATTTGATACTTCTTGGTCGTTTTGATGGAGATGCTTGTATGTTAGAAGTGCATG TTTATAATGAAGAAGAAGTCTCTTTTTATTGTCACCACGACTTCTTATTACCAAGCTTTCCAGTTTGCTTTGAATGGTTAAACTATGAAGCAAACAGCCCCTTGGGCAACTATGTAGCCGTTGGCATGATGGAACCAATAATTGAGATTTATAATTTGGACATAATCAATGTAATGAAGCCTTCTTATAAATTAGGTCAGAAGGCAAATCGAAAAAGAGGAAGACCTCAAATGGGTCACACAAGTTCTGTACTTTCACTGGCTTGGAACAGAACATATGATCATGTTCTAGCCAGTGGTTCGTCTGATAAGAGCATTATTTTGTGGGATTTGGAAAAGAAAGAACCAAGCACCACAATTAATGCGTTTGAAGGGGATGTGCAGTGTCTTGATTGGCACAAGGTAGAAACACAGTCGTTATTGGCAG GTGGTTGCGACTGCCAAGTTAAACTGTTCGACTGTAACAGCCCAGATAGTCATTTAACCTGGAAATTAGATGGGGAATGTGAAACTCTTAATTGGCATCCACTTCAGCCCTACATGTTTATGGCTGGTACCAATATAGGATCCTTACAATGTTTTGATTGTAGGAAAG GTCCTTTGTGGTCTTTATCGGCTCATGACAAAGAACTTAGTGGGGTTTTCATCAGTGGGGAATGCCCAGGGTTATTGGTGACGGGTTCTCATGACGGTATGGTTAAAACTTGGGATTACAGTGGCGAGAATATTCCAGAATTAGTGCATACTAAAGATTTCAATTTGGGGACCATACTTTCTCTAGAAGGTTCACCAAATTGTCCTTTTGTTATTGCTGCTGGCGGTGACAACAAAGATGGCAATTTCATAGTATATGATGTCCGAAATATTGACGTTG TGAAACACAAGTTTGAGAACAGGGAGGTGAAAAGGCTTGATCCGTCCACGTCCTCGGAGCAGAAGTAA
- the LOC123310443 gene encoding sodium channel protein Nach-like: MYPLEKVPFPGMTLCSSNIVFGAMYKKFEDMLLADGLSRAQILDYFENLSSLVLHDELTHNADWKTYGRIIQALDLSDYNTERVMSEVAEPCDMLITNCFWKSRSVNCTQIFEKTKTQSGFCCSLDLKNDSVSGVGPKFGLQIDVDVVEEEYISAIKPYYGLDVTLHQKNVYPETKYLGTPVAMGVDVQISVVPEVFLATDELRSMDIKLRECLFEDESTLKWDYIYSFPGCKSQCEADSIRKYCRCIPYYYPIEENERVCTLLDLKCMRGVLYHKLAENSCDCLPPCEKLSYKYTVNAREVKTIIGYDDSIQGSRITIYFGNDQCVMIERSANLTWDALLASIGGVIGLCLGGSVLSIIEFIYFLTKSLLCKYHENKKNEKQVKLAKMNWTPKLYTTDFKTRK; this comes from the exons ATGTATCCCTTGGAAAAGGTCCCTTTCCCAGGAATGACCCTGTGCAGCTCCAACATTGTTTTTGGTGCGATGTACAAAAAATTCGAAGATATGTT GTTGGCAGACGGTCTCTCCAGAGCCCAGATATTGgattatttcgaaaatttatcCAGTTTGGTATTACATGACGAGTTAACCCACAATGCAGACTGGAAAACTTACGGAAGAATAATCCAGGCCTTGGATTTGAGTGATTATAACACAGAACGAGTAATGAGCGAG GTTGCTGAACCTTGTGATATGCTGATAACGAATTGTTTCTGGAAAAGTAGAAGTGTGAACTGCACacaaatttttgagaaaacGAAGACCCAGTCTGGATTCTGTTGCTCTCTGGATTTGAA GAACGATTCAGTCTCAGGTGTAGGTCCAAAATTTGGCCTCCAAATAGATGTTGACGTTGTCGAAGAAGAGTATATATCTGCGATAAAGCCTTACTATGGACTTGAC gtAACTTTGCACCAGAAAAACGTCTATCCCGAAACAAAGTATTTGGGTACGCCGGTAGCAATGGGGGTTGATGTTCAAATTTCAGTTGTTCCAGAAGTGTTCCTAGCCACCGATGAGCTCAGAAGTATGGATATTAAGCTACGTGAATGTCTGTTTGAAGATGAG AGTACCTTAAAATGGGATTATATTTATAGTTTTCCTGGTTGTAAAAGTCAGTGCGAAGCGGATAGTATAAGAAAATATTGCAGATGCATTCCTTACTATTACCCGATAGAAG agaATGAGAGAGTTTGTACGTTGCTCGATCTGAAATGCATGAGAG GCGTTTTATACCATAAACTTGCCGAAAACAGTTGTGACTGTCTTCCTCCATGTGAAAAATTAAGCTATAAATACACTGTGAACGCAAGAGAAGTTAAAACAAT aattggcTACGATGATTCGATTCAGGGAAGTCGTATTACAATATATTTTGGAAACGATCAATGTGTAATGATAGAGAGATCTGCAAACCTGACATGGGATGCTCTTTTGG CTTCGATAGGAGGAGTTATAGGATTATGCCTGGGAGGATCTGTTTTAAGCATAATAGAATTCATTTACTTCTTAACCAAATCCCTCTTATGCAAATACCATGAGAATAAGAAGAATGAGAAGCAAGTAAAACTTGCAAAAATGAATTGGACTCCGAAGTTGTACACAACAGATTTCAAGACAAGGAAGTGA